Within Peptococcaceae bacterium 1198_IL3148, the genomic segment TAAAAAGAAACTGCCGGTGGTGTTTTCTTCGGCCACTTTGAGCACTGGCGGTGATTTCAGCTACCTTGCCCGCACCTTGGGTTTGCAGGATTTTTCCAGTTCCTCGGTGAACAGTCCCTTCGATTATCAGCAGCAGGCGGTGGTCTATTTGCCTGAAGATACTCTTGACAGTGACCAAGAAAATTGGCTTAACGAGGCGCTAATAAGTTTAGTGTCTTTATTGAAGTTATCCCATGGGCGGGCGCTGGTGCTGACCAACGCGCCGTCTGATGTGCCCAAAATTCGCAACGGGCTAAAACGTTACCAGTTGCCCTACCAATTTCTTTGGGAAGATAGTGGGGAGCGGGGATATCTGATCCGCAGGTTTCGGGAAGAAATATCGTCGGTACTGGTTGGTTCGGGGTTTTGGGAGGGCATTGATGTGCCTGGCGAAGCATTGAAGCTGTTGGTGGTCTGGCGGTTGCCCTTTCCGGCCCAGGAGCCGCTACTTGAAGACCAGCGGCGTGCAGCCCAAGAGCAAGGGTTGGACCCCTTTATTACGGTGGATATTCCTAAAATGACCTTGACGTTAAAGCAGGGCTGTGGCCGACTGATTCGCACCAGAGAGGACAGAGGTGCCATCGCCATTATGGAGGCGATAGAAGGCAAGCCCTGGGAACAGGCGGTGTTATCAGCTTTGCCCCCAGGAGCGAAAATTGTCAACAATTTAGCAGAGCTTTCTATCCTCAGGCCCTAATAATAGACATACCACCTATATTCTTGGGGAAAAATAAATAATATTTGCAGAGATTGGGGGCGCAAAAAGTAAAAAATGCAAACGGTGCTGAAGGTAGACAAACTACGGAAGTCCTTTAAAAACAAGCAAATACTCCACGATATATCATTTGAAGTGCGCAAAGGGGAAATTATGGCTATTCTCGGCCCCAATGGTGCCGGTAAATCAACCACTATTCGCAACATCATGGGCATTATGTATCCCGATGCAGGAACCATTGAGTTTCAAAATCATGCGGATATCCCGCGCAACAAAATCGGTTATCTGCCAGAAGAACGGGGATTATATAAGAATGTTAAAATCATGGACATATTGCTTTATTTTGCGGGATTGAAAGATTATCCCCTTAATAAAGCTAAAGAACGCGCCCTGGCTTATTTAAAACAATTTGGCTTGGCTGGCAAAGAAAATGCATCCATTGAAGAGCTTTCCAAAGGGATGGGGCAAAAGGTGCAATTTATTGCTTCTATCATTCATCAGCCCGAACTATTGATATTGGATGAGCCCTTTTCCGGCCTTGATCCCGTCAGTCAGGAGC encodes:
- a CDS encoding ATP-binding cassette domain-containing protein, with translation MLKVDKLRKSFKNKQILHDISFEVRKGEIMAILGPNGAGKSTTIRNIMGIMYPDAGTIEFQNHADIPRNKIGYLPEERGLYKNVKIMDILLYFAGLKDYPLNKAKERALAYLKQFGLAGKENASIEELSKGMGQKVQFIASIIHQPELLILDEPFSGLDPVSQELFKEEIRNLASRGTAILLSSHQMNLVEEMCDRLFLINGGRKVIYGNVDDVKRQYANFKCTIKGKNHRGVLAGLPNVQRVEQQEETSILYLTKDVQVVSWLKHLPADLEVKELSIDRISLHEIFIDIATGKNPLPKEGVANA